Genomic window (Wenzhouxiangella marina):
GGCACGCGCGGCTCATGCTACGCTGGCTGCACTGAGCGAGCGCGGCCGGTCACTCGATCCGCAAGGGGACCCACCGCTGTCCGAACCGCCCGAGCATGCAACGAGCCGGTTGCCGAGGCGGCCCTCGCCGGTCTGAAGCTGGTCGCCGTCGCAGTGGTTGCCGCGGCGGTCTACAGCATGTGGATCAGCCTGTGTACGAACCCGCGCAGCCGGGCCATCGCGCTGCTCTCGGCCGCCCTGCGTCGACAGCCGGGTGGTCGATCTGCGCCTGGCTCTCTCCGGCCCAGGCCATTGACCGCCTGGTGCGCCGGGTGTATGTTCGAGCCACTAAAGGGGCCAACCGGCCGGTTGGCGGCCCTGGTGCCGTGTCCGGCCTACTGCCTTGGAGGGCGTGGTCATGGACTCGATTGCGCTGACCGTCGATCGGGCGTGTTGCATCGTCCTGGTGCTCTGTCTGTCCTGTGCTGCCGCATCGGTGACGGCGCAGGTGTCGGTTTTTCCCTCGAGCCTGAATTTCGGCACCGTCGAGGTCGGTCAGAGCTCGGTTGCTCAGACGGTCAACGTCGAAAACACCTCCGGTAGCCCGCTGGCCATCACTTTCGTCGAAGCCGCCGTCGCGCCCTTCGCTCTGGTCAACAGCAGCTGCCCGACCCTGCCCATCACCCTGCAGCCTTTTGATGAATGCAGCTTCAGCTACAGCTTTTCACCCGCCTCGCAGGGGAGCTTCACCGAAGCCCTTGACGTTTTCTGGCAGGCCGGGCCCGGTCAGTCAGGCTCGGTCCAGATCAATCTGAGCGGGCAGGGTGTCGAACCCACCCTGATCGTGCTGCCGGCCTCCGGCGCGCTGAACTTCGGCGATGTCGCGATCGGCCAGACCAGTCCGGTCCAGACCTTCACCCTCGACAACGCCAGCACCCCGGACGTGCATGTCAGTGCCATCCAGCACCCCGGCTCGCCGTTTGCGCACGTTGGCGGCAGCTGCCCCCTGCCGCCGTTCACGCTGACCTCGATCCAGTCCTGCACGCTGGATTACCGGTTCGCGCCGACCCAGGCCGGCCTGCAGACGGACTCGGTGCTGGTCGCCGCCAATATTCCGGCCGGCTCGCTCAATCTCCTGGTCAGTGGCAACGGCCTAGCCGGAACGGCTCCCGAACTGTCGATCGTTCCCGGCCTGGTCGATTTCGGCCCGGTTCAGATCGGAGCGGTGAGTTCGGCGATCGTCGTGGATTTCGAGAACATCGGCACGGCCAATCTCAACGTGGCATTGATCGATTCGGTCAATCCACCCTTCTTCATCCTGAGCAATGGCTGCGGCGGCCCGCCCTTCGATCTGGCTCCGGGCAGCAGCTGCCAGATCAGCTACACCTTCGCGCCGGCCAGCGGCGGACCCGCCAGCCAGGTGCTGAGTGTCGCCTCCAACGACCCCGCGCCGGGCGGCCACACCTTGACCCTGAGCGGGCTTGCAGTGACCGATGCCCTGTTCTCAGATCGATTCGAGTTCTGAGGGCGGCAGCCGACCGAACACGAAGGCATCCATGCTCAATACCCGATGCGTCATTCCTCCATCCAGCAGGGTGCCGGGGCCGTTCTGCCCCGCTGCCGCCGCCACCACCAGCGGCCAGTAGTGCTCTGGCGTCGGGTGTGCGCGCTGCGCCTGCGGGGCCATGATCAGTGCATCGCGCAGGGCATCCCGGTCGCCCCGCGCCACCGCGGCCCGGATCCAGTCCGTGAATTCCTTGGCGTAGGCGAACTTCTGCGTACCCAGAAACACGTCGCGCAGATTGTGGGTCAGGCTGCCCGAGCCGATGATCAGGATATTGTCATCGGCCAGTGGGGCCAGGAGAAGTCCCAGGGCTTCGGCGCCGGGCCCGTCCAGATCATGGGGCAGGGAGACCTGGACCACGGGCACATCGGCGTCGGCGTACAGGTGCAGCAGTGGCACCCAGGCGCCGTGGTCCAGGCCACGGTGCGGGTCGAGGCGGGTCGGCCAGCCGGCCCCATTCAGCTGCTCGACGATCTGCCGCGCCAGCGCAGGCTCACCCGGCGCGGGGTAGCGCAGTTCGTAGAGCGCATCGTCGAAACCGCGAAAGTCATGGATCGTCTCGGGCCGCGCCGCGCCGGTCACCCGAACGCCCTGGCTCTGCCAGTGCGCCGAAACCATGACGATGGCGCGCGGGCGGGGCAGGGTCTGGCCCAGCTGTCTCAGCAGCGGGCCGACCTGGCCGGCTTCCAGAGCGAAGGTCGGGGCGCCGTGGGAAACGAACAGGCTGGGTAGCGTGCGCATGAGGTGCTCCTTGAGCGACGAAAATGAAGGGGCCGGGGCGAGGGGCCGCCCCGGCCGGTTGGCCTCGATGGTCTGTCAGGCCTCGCGGCTGAGCTGTCGGTCGATGGAGGCCGCGCCGCCGCCGCTGATGACCAGGGCCACCATCATGGCGAACAGGGCCAGGGCGAATTCGTAGCCGTTGTTCGACATGAACAGGCCGTTCTGGAAGTGCACCGTAAAGATCGCGACGAGCATGGTGATGGCCAGGCCGAAGGCGGCCGGGCGGACCAGGACGCCCAGGATCAGGGCGATGCCGCCGAAGAACTCGGCGCCGCCGGCGAGGGCGGCCATGAGCACGCCCGGCGACAGGCCGATCGAGTCCATCCAGCCGCCCGTGCCTTCCAGGCCGTAGCCGCCGAACCAGCCGAACAGTTTCTGTGCGCCATGGGCGAAGAAGATGATGCCGGCGACCAGGCGCAGGGCCAGCGGGGCCCAGCTGGGCGGGGTGCTGAGTACGTTCTTGACGATCGAGTTTTTCATGGAGTGCTCCTTGAGAGGTTGATTGAAAGCGGTCTACCGATGTGTCGAGGATCATCGTATGGATTCCCCTCTTCGGGATAAATGGCTTGAAACGGCATTGACTGTTTCGTAAATTGCAACAATGGACCGATTCCAGCAGATGCAGGTGTTCTCCACCGTGGTCGAGGTCGGCAGCTTCGCCGGCGCGGCCGAGGCCCTCGAGCTTTCGCCCGCCGCCGTCTCCCGCCAGATCGCTGCCCTGGAAACGCGTCTGGGTGTCCGGCTGCTCCAGCGCACCACCCGCCGCCTGTCCCTGACCCCCGAAGGCGAAGTCTTCCTGGAACGCGCCCGCCAGCTCCTCGAATCCCTGTCCGAAGCCGAGGCCGAGATCAGCGAGCACAGCGTCGAAGTCATGGGCCGCCTGCGCATCAACGCGCCGGTCAGTTACGGCCTGACCCATCTGGCCCCACTCTGGGGCGGTTTCCTCGAACAGCATCCCCGGTTGAAGCTGGATATCACCCTGTCCGACCGCAGCGTCGATCTGGTCGAGGAGGGCTACGACCTGGCCATCCGCATCGGCAAGCTCGGCGACTCGAGCCTGATCGCCAGGCGCCTGGCGACCACGCGCCTGGTGTTGTGCGCCTCACCGGACTATCTGCAACGCCATGGGCGTCCCGAAGCGCCAAAGGACCTGGTCGAGCATCGGATCTGGTCCTACAGCTATTTCCGCCTCGGCGACGAGTGGCGCTTCGACGGGCCGGAGGGAGAGGTGAGCGTCCGATTGCGACCGGTGCTGCATTCGAACAATGGCGATACCTGTCGAATGGGGGCCGTGCAGGGGCATGCGGTGGTGCTGCAGCCCGGGTTTCTGGTGGAGGGCGATTTGAAGGAAGGGCGCCTGGTGGAGTTGTTGCCGGACTACAGGGCGGGGGAGCTGGGGGTGTTTGCCTTGTATCCGTCCAGGCGGCATGTAGCGCCGAAGCTGCGGTTGATGGTGGAGTACCTGACGGGGGCATTGGG
Coding sequences:
- a CDS encoding DODA-type extradiol aromatic ring-opening family dioxygenase, coding for MRTLPSLFVSHGAPTFALEAGQVGPLLRQLGQTLPRPRAIVMVSAHWQSQGVRVTGAARPETIHDFRGFDDALYELRYPAPGEPALARQIVEQLNGAGWPTRLDPHRGLDHGAWVPLLHLYADADVPVVQVSLPHDLDGPGAEALGLLLAPLADDNILIIGSGSLTHNLRDVFLGTQKFAYAKEFTDWIRAAVARGDRDALRDALIMAPQAQRAHPTPEHYWPLVVAAAAGQNGPGTLLDGGMTHRVLSMDAFVFGRLPPSELESI
- a CDS encoding DoxX family protein, with translation MKNSIVKNVLSTPPSWAPLALRLVAGIIFFAHGAQKLFGWFGGYGLEGTGGWMDSIGLSPGVLMAALAGGAEFFGGIALILGVLVRPAAFGLAITMLVAIFTVHFQNGLFMSNNGYEFALALFAMMVALVISGGGAASIDRQLSREA
- a CDS encoding choice-of-anchor D domain-containing protein, producing the protein MDSIALTVDRACCIVLVLCLSCAAASVTAQVSVFPSSLNFGTVEVGQSSVAQTVNVENTSGSPLAITFVEAAVAPFALVNSSCPTLPITLQPFDECSFSYSFSPASQGSFTEALDVFWQAGPGQSGSVQINLSGQGVEPTLIVLPASGALNFGDVAIGQTSPVQTFTLDNASTPDVHVSAIQHPGSPFAHVGGSCPLPPFTLTSIQSCTLDYRFAPTQAGLQTDSVLVAANIPAGSLNLLVSGNGLAGTAPELSIVPGLVDFGPVQIGAVSSAIVVDFENIGTANLNVALIDSVNPPFFILSNGCGGPPFDLAPGSSCQISYTFAPASGGPASQVLSVASNDPAPGGHTLTLSGLAVTDALFSDRFEF
- a CDS encoding LysR family transcriptional regulator, encoding MDRFQQMQVFSTVVEVGSFAGAAEALELSPAAVSRQIAALETRLGVRLLQRTTRRLSLTPEGEVFLERARQLLESLSEAEAEISEHSVEVMGRLRINAPVSYGLTHLAPLWGGFLEQHPRLKLDITLSDRSVDLVEEGYDLAIRIGKLGDSSLIARRLATTRLVLCASPDYLQRHGRPEAPKDLVEHRIWSYSYFRLGDEWRFDGPEGEVSVRLRPVLHSNNGDTCRMGAVQGHAVVLQPGFLVEGDLKEGRLVELLPDYRAGELGVFALYPSRRHVAPKLRLMVEYLTGALGGRVC